Below is a genomic region from Primulina eburnea isolate SZY01 chromosome 9, ASM2296580v1, whole genome shotgun sequence.
AAGGATTATGGGTTCACAGCATGAAATCGAAATGGAAGTTTCAGATGGAAGCACTGAGAACAAAAATGGTGatcatgcaaataaaattttgtcAGTGGGTCATTTGCCAAGAACATATGCGCCTAAAACTCCACAAACAAGGGTAAGAAATTTAATCCCTGTTTTTTTGTGAAAATAATACTTGAAATAGCATTTCAAGTATGGTCTTTTATTTTCCTCCGATTATTCATGTTGTAATATGTTGACGATGTTGTTAAACTCGATATAGTATGAACGATGTTATTTATTTCGTTCGATGAATGATATGATCCTTGTTCAATATTCTGATGTCCACAGAAAAATCATGCGATTTATGTATAAGAATAAATGTGGATTGTTGGATACACGTTTAAGATAATATCTCAAGGGTGAAAAAAGTTTCGAGCAGTCATCGTAGAAAGATTTGATAAGTCAAAGATACAAGTGATTGATGGTTCCGAGTATTTCACATGTCCCATAAAATTCCTCCTAGTTCTCTAACATCCTCTAATTTATTCTGTTGACATGCCTTCCAAAACTCCTATGTTTATTCCCCTCTCCATATATTTCTtgtcataattaattaattaaatttttttgtggGGGGCTTGCATTGAACCACCCACACCAGTACCTCTACCCCCCTCAAAATATGCATGCAGCAGTAATTTAAGTGCTTCCTTATCTAGTTCTCTCTCACAATTTCTTTATTTGTCAAATTCTGTTTCACTCTTTCTCCCTTTCTCCACCCATATCTATAAACACATAATCACAATGAACATGGAGGAAGACGAGGAGGTCCCGCGATATAAGAAATCAAATTCCACTCCCCAAAAGGTGGTTAAGTGTATTGATTTTACTTGTAGTATGTTACATCCTTTCGTGGCTCTCGAATCCGCCGTTGTTTTTGGTTAAATGTAATTTGCCAATGCAGTGTGTGCATATCATTGTTTATTTTTCGTTTCGGATTATTTTTTtctaatatatatatgtttatagaATCAAATTAGTAATGTAATGAAACGGCTAATTATAACAAgttccttttttttttggtataGGAATATGGTGCAATGAAAACTTTTCTCTTAGCTTATCAAACACTGGGAATTGTGTACGGAGACCTAGGCACTTCTCCGCTTTATGTGCTTCCCTCTTCTTTACTTGATAATCCTACAAGAGAAGATTTTCTTGGAATCTTTAGCATTATCTTCTGGACGTTGACCGTCATACCCTTGATCAAATACGTATTCATCGTCCTTCTTGCTGATGATAATGGAGAAGGCGGTACTTTCGCCTTGTATTCGTACCTATGTCGCCATATAAAGTTCCGAGGCAACCTCACCATTCAGGATACAAGGCTTCCATCTGATACAAATTTGATGTATTACCAACAAGGGAGCGTTATAAAGAATAAGAGCAAGGCTTTTATTGAGAAAAGTAACAAAGCTCAGTTTCTTCTAACATTTTTTGTGCTTCTTGGGACTTGCATGGTCATTGGAGATGGAGCTCTTACACCAGCAACTAGTGGTATGCATACAAGAAAATCGTAACGGAAATTTTTGATCGTGCATGTTTGAATCTTATTGGTTTTTCTAAACATGGACAGAAATAGGATCATGTTTTCTATCTTACAATGTTTACCAATAAGAAGTGTGAGATCTAAAGCGGAATATAGTTGTGTTGGTATCTGTTAAAACGTAGAACTATCGCTAAACCGCCTTCAATAAACTCGAGATTTCTTAGAAACTTGCCCTATAGAATCAACAGCTTTAACATTTATTTATTCGGTCTTTTTCCTTCTCCAATTTCCAACTTGAATGTGTTTTTTCCCCTTTTGCTGCAGTTCTTTCTGCTCTTTCAGGAATTCAGACACTTTCCCCAAAGATTACAACCAGTAAGATATATAATGAATTTACTCACATTTTACAATACCATGAGAATGGTGCAAATCCTAATATTTGTTTCATTTTTTCCTTGCCAGATTATGTTGTTCTTATGGCAGTTATTCTTCTCTTAATTTTGTTCTATTTCCAAAAATTTGGAACAAGTAAAGTTAGCTGCTCTTTCTCTCCAATAATGTTCTTGTGGTTTTCTACAAATgctgcaattggactctacaaCATTATCAAGTACCATCCCTCAATCCTAAAGGGCATTTCCCCTTATTACATTATCAAGTTCTTTCAAATACGAGGCCGAACCGGCTGGGAGCTACTCGGTGCAGCCTTTCTGTGCACGTCTGGAGCTGAAGCGATGTTCGCTGATTTAGGACACTTCAACAAAAGATCGATTCAGGTTAGAATGAAAACCAGCAAATAGCACTGATCAATGCACATAAGTTGTACAAGTCATGGTGGAGCGACTTATATGATCGCAATGCTTTCCCACCTAATACATTCATTATACTTTCGGGTTTGAAATTTAAGtttgtgattatttttaaatttctgaGTTAAGAAAGTAACGAATTTTCATGCAGTTGGCTTTCTCTATGTTTGTTTATCCCTCGTTGGTGTTGTGCTATGCTGGAGAAGCGGCTTACTTGGTCCAGAACCCAGAAAAATTGAGCACCGCATATTACAGCTCCATTCCCACCCCGGTGTACTGGCCGATGTTCGTGATCGCCACCATATCTGCTGTTGTCGCCAGCCAATCTATGATTTCTGCAACATTTTCTATCGTCAAGCAATCTCTTGCTCTAGGATGCTTTCCTCGAGTTAACATGCTCCATACATCCTCGAAGCACGAGGGTCAAGTCTATTCTCCAGAAGTCAATTTCATTCTTGGGGTTCTTTGTATTGCTCTTGTTTTGGGATTCAAACAAGGTGTTGAAATAGGCAATGCATATGGTAAAACAAATTCTCTATCTCTACTATCTTTCGTTCATATTATGATTCATCTGATTCAAGATTTCcggagttttttttttattggtcTGCTTTCTGTTGTGCAGGCGTTGCAATCATATGTGTGATGCTTATAACCACATGCTTGGTGACACTAGTGATGTTGGTCATTTGGGACACAAATTTTTTTCTAATCTTGGCGTTTTTTCTCCCGTTTCTTTTCGTCGAATGCGGCTTCTTATCAGCAATGGTAAACAAAATCCCACTAGGGGGATGGGTTCCATTCGCAATCGCTGCTTTCTTTATGGTCATCATGTTATCTTGGACCAGTGGCAGAAGCAAGAAAACAAAATATGATTCGGAAAGAAAGCTGGGATTTGAAGAACTCCACAGAATCTTATACGAAAGTGACCTTCACCATCCTTCCGGTATATGTTTGTTCTGTGCTGATCTTGTAAACGGGATCCCACCAATTATCAGACACTATATTCACAACACGAATTCTCTTCGGGAAATCACCATCATTGTAACCATTAGAACTCTACCGATCAAGACCGTGCTACCGGAAGAGCGGTTTGAGGTAGGGAAAGTGGGGTTCGATGGAGTTTACCGATGTTTGATTCAGTTCGGCTATAAAGACGAACAAAGTTTAGCAGGAAATGCCGTTGGATTGATCGTGGAGAAGCTCAAAGAGATATCAGAAAGTGCAGAAGAAGCTAAGAAACTCGATTCTGCACTCGAGAAAGGGGTCGTCTTTGTCACGGGAAGAACGATTCTCAAATCTAAAGAAAGCAATGGTTGGCTGAGCCGTTGGACCATAAATTACCTCTATAGATTCTTGCAGAAGAACAGCGTATCGGCAGTCACATCACTCAGAATTCCTCCCGAAAATTTCTTGCAAGTTGGTATGTTGTATGATATTTAAGGAATGAAGTCCACGACAGGGAGTCAAAAGGGTTTATCGCAAATATTTTGCATTCGGGTTCTTGGAGTTTAATCTTGTTTCTTTCTGGATAGTTTTAGTAATAATAATGAATGATCCAATACATGTACGTGATGTATGGAGCAAGTTAAGTATAACATAATGTCAGGAATCAGGATCAACTCCATATAGCAGCAATTCGAGAAATTTTCTTGCCAAATATGAATAGTAatgaataatttataacatGCCAACAAAATGTTTGAGACAAGAATAAAATGAGCAAGCGACATACATAGGAGTCAAAGATGAACTAAACACAAAATACTAGAATGTCTTTTTGGACTGCTATTTCGCCAAAATTAAGGCCCATCACCTCGTACAAACCGAAACATAGTTGTTACCCCATAGCATATTTCTGAGTCCAGCTCCTTGCAGTGGTCTCATACTTGCTCCGGTCTATCTTGTACATATGAGCAATCTCAGGCACCAAAGGATCATCGGGGTTTGGGTCGGTCAACAAAGAACAGATAGAAAGCAACACCTAAGATTGGTAACAAATCATTGCAACTACTATAAGAAAAGTGAGTTCATTCGGCGGTATGTTATTATGGGTAAAAGTTGATTGATCAAATATAATTGGTAGAGTAGGTTATAGATACAAGCAAAATGAACCTTGGAAATGGTAAGGGCAGGGCTCCACTGCTCCTTCAATATGTCAAGGCATATGCTTCCGTTGCTGTTTATATTTGGGTGGAAAACTTTTGTCCTGAAAGCAACCTGCGAAAACATGATGAAAACACAAGAAATGAAAATTTATTCAAAAAACTTCCAGCAAAAGTTCGGAATGAAATGGCTTGCTGAAAGAGATGATGGAATGTTACAGGAGCAAATATCAATGGAATCAGGGCCAGATCTAGTGGGGTGGCTCACAGGGGAATGAACTCTATTTTCAAACTTTGTACTTCTAAAATACCGCAAAAAAATTTTGCCTCCAGAAATACATTCAGTCACCCCACCTCACCCCTCATCTCGTCCCTCTCTCAAATTCCTGAATCCACCCCTAACTCGAATGCACAACTAAAATAACCATCAAAGGTGGAAAAATGAGAGACCGAAAGTAGAGAGAGAATTAGTCGTGCAAAAACCTTAGGTGGCTTGAAAGGGTAATCGGGAGGAAAATGAATGGTAACTAGGAAAACTCCACCAGCATATGGACTATCTGGAGGACCCATGATTGTTGCTTGCCAGTGAAACATGTCCTCAGCCACAGGACCTGAGATATATACAAAGTGGAAGGCAAAAATTAAACAGAACAAAATGTGAACTTTTTATGTTCTTCAGCATGCAAGTCATTCAACATTTTCACTATCGTAGTTTGCGAACTTCAAGTAAAAGTCAAAAAACACGAATATAAAATTGGGTAAACCTATTAGAATGCTATTCCACTGTTTAACTTGGGTCAAAACCAGATATGACTTGCGTATCCATGAAAAGATAAGTGTAGAACGATACAGAAATACGTAGAGCCGATTTTCATAGATCATATTCGTACATTAACAACTGGCCATTTCAAGAATAACTCACAAAGCTCGATATCAATGGCCAATTCTAGAAAGCAACTAATCACGTCAAAACCTTCAAAGGACTCGTTAATCAGCGTGCCTAAGAGACATATATATAAAATGCAAGTTCATAAATCTACTCAATGCATCAGTTTCAGATACATTTTTCCTGAAGATTCTTTCTCAAATGGACGGAAAACTTATCAATCACCCAAAGTTCCAATCCATAATAGAAAAAACACGAGCCTAATAGAATAAATTAATCTTTTACGAGTCTTTTTGACCTTTTCAAGCTTCGTTATGTTGCATAACCATAGGAACAAAACTTTCTAAATCAAGACACTTGCAGCAAACCCCCGAGGAAAATAAGATCAAAGCCTTTAGCAAAATCAGTCACGTGCTAAATTCaacaagaaaatattaaagcaaAACACAGTGAACATGAATATCCATTTTTTACCATGAATATCCATTTTTTACAAGCGCAACACTGAATTATCCCACCCATTCAGGGAAAAAAACTTACAATtctcataaaaaataaaaaagaggtCAGACTCATGGAGCTTCAAGTaacaaaactcataaaatattgTTTTCCCAAAAACCAAGTTCATAAACAAATCAAAATCGAAACTTTTTCTTTAGGGTAATTATTTTTCCTCTAAGAAAATTAATCTACCAGCACTGCAAGACGTAGGAGGATCCTTCTGAAGATCCTTGAGCTCCTTCAAGATCCGCTTTGAAGCCATGAGCTTTTCCTGTTGGAAAAAAAAACAGATCCGCTTTCTTTACCAAAATTATACAAACTTTAAGGAAAAAAAACAAATGAACTTGTCCGAAATCATACCTCGGAGAAGATTAGATCCTCCTACAGACCAAGTAAAAAGAGGAAACTGCAGAGAAAATGTCTGCTGCGTTTGGAAACGCGTTCAAAGGGTGTCACTGCTGCTCAATTTCTATTGCAATGCGTTTTCTTACATTCCGGTTTATATATactacaaaataaaaataagggGTTAAATTTagtttatataaataaattaatttaatcacaTAATTTGATAcgtttatatatatactacaaaatcttaaaattttaaaatcatttactGTTCATGTTATTTTTCCGATTCCTAATAGCccgtttttttatttttttagagaCGATTTCGATTTTAATTCCACTGTTTTGAAAACAACAGTCGGATATAATTCAAGTCAAACAAAAAACATAAGAGCTTTAATATCTAAGTATTTTGACAATTTCATGTTAAACAACCCACATTTAGTTATTGTAGTGCTtaaaataaagtttggaatcgaTTTTCGCTCGGAAAAATCGAGTTTGTGAAGTTCGGATTTGAATTACTCCAAAAACATTTGAAGCTAGCTAGAACTATACATTCACTATGCGATTGTATCCAAATTTaattacaaaattttcgaattgaaatttattattcttCCAATAATAATGTAGTTGTTAttgtaatattaattttaaagtaGTAATTATATTAGAATGAATAATGATATAATAACAGTAgcaatataataatttatagTACAGTAGTGTTAATCGTGAAACGCTATCCACAATAATGCAagcaaaatattataatatattatctaGTAATAGCATAACGACTATGACTTTAATAACATATAAGTGTAGTACATATaatccattttttttaaaaaaaaattagaaattcaCAAAGAATTTATAGGACTAGATCAAATATTTCGATAAAATAAGTATTTTTAGAAGTATTTGATGAATATGAGATTATCTTTACATCAAAGATATAAACATATATGATATGACGTTAAACTATGGTCGGACAATGCTACATCTGcggtaatatttttcatgtgtTAATATTgatcatttaaatttaaaacaaaaatatatggAGTCCACCATATATCAATTGAacttgttttatatatatatatatatatatatatattaaaaaaatacacattgatattatatatatatatatatattttttaaaaaatacacatTGATATTATTACTCCTATGGTAGCATATAATGTAACACCATACAGTTGTGCAATTGCAATgttacataataataataatatttactaTATTTTATTGATAAATAAGATAAATACTATGTTACTTCTACAACCAGTAGTCCTAATACAAAGTACGACAGAAAAATTTCAAGAGAACATCTGATGCAAGAGTCGCGTTAAATGTCAACCAGCAGTCCAATACCGTGTGATGCCCGGGACGAGGGGGTACTTGTGATATTTCGGCATGTGACGCTTTTTATTTAACGTGTTTAGACCAACGTTTACATTGAATTTGTGGTGAGGTAATAGGGCAACATCTCGTCAACTTTTGAACTCCCTTAATATAATAAGCGTTTGACAGAAATTTGAATCGAGTGAAAGGACAGCCTGAATGCATAATATGCAAGAATCTTGATCGATCTTGAACAAGAAAAGAAATGTCCTTAGATTTACTGACCTCTTGAAAGATCATC
It encodes:
- the LOC140841010 gene encoding ubiquitin-conjugating enzyme E2-17 kDa-like, which codes for MASKRILKELKDLQKDPPTSCSAGPVAEDMFHWQATIMGPPDSPYAGGVFLVTIHFPPDYPFKPPKVAFRTKVFHPNINSNGSICLDILKEQWSPALTISKVLLSICSLLTDPNPDDPLVPEIAHMYKIDRSKYETTARSWTQKYAMG
- the LOC140841009 gene encoding potassium transporter 26-like is translated as MNMEEDEEVPRYKKSNSTPQKEYGAMKTFLLAYQTLGIVYGDLGTSPLYVLPSSLLDNPTREDFLGIFSIIFWTLTVIPLIKYVFIVLLADDNGEGGTFALYSYLCRHIKFRGNLTIQDTRLPSDTNLMYYQQGSVIKNKSKAFIEKSNKAQFLLTFFVLLGTCMVIGDGALTPATSVLSALSGIQTLSPKITTNYVVLMAVILLLILFYFQKFGTSKVSCSFSPIMFLWFSTNAAIGLYNIIKYHPSILKGISPYYIIKFFQIRGRTGWELLGAAFLCTSGAEAMFADLGHFNKRSIQLAFSMFVYPSLVLCYAGEAAYLVQNPEKLSTAYYSSIPTPVYWPMFVIATISAVVASQSMISATFSIVKQSLALGCFPRVNMLHTSSKHEGQVYSPEVNFILGVLCIALVLGFKQGVEIGNAYGVAIICVMLITTCLVTLVMLVIWDTNFFLILAFFLPFLFVECGFLSAMVNKIPLGGWVPFAIAAFFMVIMLSWTSGRSKKTKYDSERKLGFEELHRILYESDLHHPSGICLFCADLVNGIPPIIRHYIHNTNSLREITIIVTIRTLPIKTVLPEERFEVGKVGFDGVYRCLIQFGYKDEQSLAGNAVGLIVEKLKEISESAEEAKKLDSALEKGVVFVTGRTILKSKESNGWLSRWTINYLYRFLQKNSVSAVTSLRIPPENFLQVGMLYDI